The genomic segment GCGCCCCGCGCCCGCGCCTTCGCCACCGGCGTCCTGTCCAGCTGGCGCTTCCCCGCCGAGCTGCGCGACCTCGGCGTCCTCGCCGCCAGCGAGCTGGTCGCCAACTCGCTGCAGCACGGCACCCCGCCGATGAAGCTCCGGCTCCGCCGCACCGACCGCCGGCTCATCATCGAAGTCACCGACGGCGACGACCACCTGCCGCGCCGCCGCCGCGCGGAGCCTGCGGACGAGGCCGGCCGCGGGATCTCGATCATCGCCACGATCGCCTCCAGCTGGGGCTCCCGCCGGACGCCGGGCGGCGGCAAGGCCGTCTGGTGCGAGTTCGCCCTTCCACGCGCCTGAGCCCTGAGAGCGTGGCCTGAGCACGAGGCCTGAGAAACGAGGCCTGAGAACGACAGCTGCCCCGGCCGACCGGCCGGGGCAGTGTGCTGCGTGCTGCGTGCTTCGCGTTCTGCGGCGCGTCCGGGGCTCAGCCCCCGACGGAGGCCTCGACCGGCCGGCCGGTCACCAGCGGGTGGTCGGCCGCCAGCGGCTCACGCGGCGCCGGAACGACCGCGTGCGGGTTGTCCTGGGCGGGAGTGAGCCCACGGCCCATCCGGAGCGCCAGCCATGTGATGCCGAGCGAGAACGCGATCAGCATGCCGATGTAGGCGCCCCACATCCCGGCCCCGGCCATCAGCCCGCCCACCGCGGGCCCGACCGCGAGGGCCAGCTGCTTCACGAGGGCGAACGCCGAGTTGTACTGCCCGATCATCCGCGCCGGCGCCAGATCGGCGACGAGCGGAGCGACGGTCGGCGACAGCATCGCCTCGCCGAGTCCGAACAGCGCGTACGTGGAGATCAGCGTCACCGTCGCCACCGCGTGGCTCCCGTGCAGCAGACCCGAGACACCCGCCGCGGCCCAGGCGACCGTCCAGATCAGCCCGACCGCCGCGATCACCCGGCTGCGCCGCCGCCGCTCGATCTTCTTCAGGATCAGGAACTGCGCAGCGACGATGACGGCCGTGTTCGCCGCGAGGGCGATGCCGAGCGTCGCCGGCTGGATGCGGGTGACCTCGGTCGCGAACGCCGCCAGGCCCGACTCGAACTGTCCGTAGCAGGCGAAGAACATCACGCCGCCGAGCACGCACAGCTGCACCATGGCCCGGTCCCTGACCAGCATCCGCCAGCCGCCCGGGGCCTTGTCCGACGGCGCGCACTCGATCCGCGACGTCCTCGGCAGCCGCACGGTGCAGACCACCGCGCCGAGCACCAGGAACATCACGGCCTCGATCGAGAACAGCAGCGTGAAGCTGCCGGGCCGCGAGGTGTCGACCATCAGACCGCCGATGAGGCCGCCGATGCCCAGGCCCAGGTTGTTGAGGAAGAACTGCGTCGCGAAGGCCCGCGAACGGGTCTTCGTGGTGGAGCACCACACGATGAGCGTCGCGAGCGACGGCGCGATGATCGCGACCCCGGCGCCCATGACGGCCGACGCAGCGACCACGGTCACCGCGGTCGAGGCGAGCCCGAAGCCCATCGCGCCGATGGCGGCGAGCACCGCACCGGTCATGGCCACGGGCAGCGGGCCCCGCTGGTCGATGGCCCGGCCGGTGAACGGCAGCACGCAGAGCGCGGCCACGGCGTAGGCGGCCAGCACCACCCCGGCCGTCGTCGCACCAAGATCCCTTACCTGTGCCACGTAAATGAACAGGAACGGGACCGTGAAGCCGTTGCCGAACGCGCTCAGCGCGTTGCCCAGCTGGATCCGGCGCAGAGCCGCGCCCATCTCGGTGGTCACACTCACCTACCTCGGTTGTCGTTGAGTCTCGAAGACTTCAAAGTTAAAGTTAGAACCTAAAGAGTACACAGAGAAGGGCTTTAGCGCCAAGCGGTTACGTGCGATACTCGGCCCATGCCAGCAGCAGACGGTCCCGCCAGTCCCCCGCAAGAGCTGGACCTCGATGAACAGATCGCGGCCTACCAGCGCGAGTTTCCCGAGGTGGACCCCCAGGTCGAGAAGGTCGTCACGGCCCTGGGCCGGCTCAACCGCCGGATGAACGTCGGCTACGGCCGGCACCTCTCGGCCCTCGGCATCAGCAACGCCGAGTGGGAGGTCCTCAAGGCTCTCGTCGTCGTCGGCAAGCCGTACCGCCTCGGCCCCGGCGACCTCGCCAAGCGACTCGGCCTCACCCCGGCCGCCATGACCCACCGCATCGACCGCATGGTCACGGAGGGCCTGGTCACCCGGGACCGCGACGAGTCCAACCGCGTACGGGTCATCGTCGAGCTGACGGACGAGGGCCGCGGCAAGTGGCTGGAGACCATGCGCATGGCCGCCGCCTTCGAGGCCGACCTGCTCCAGGACCTCTCCACGGACGAACGAGCAGTCCTGGGCGAAGTGCTCCAGCGCCTGCTGCGCCGCGTGGAGGTGGCCCAGCCGGACGCGGGCGGCCGGCTGGAAGACCTCGACTGACGGGGTTCCGGCTGGGCTCCGGGCAGGGCCCCGGCAGGACTCTCGACGGGGCTTCGCCGGGCGGACGGGCGGGGGTTGACACCCTGCGGATGGATGCGTAGTGTTCTCCGAGTTGCCCGCCGGTGAACGCCGACGCGAGTCGGTCCCGAGGCAGCCACTCCAGATCACAACCATTCGAACGAACGACGCTCAGTCGTTTTGTTTTCGTGCGCGTTTTCGGAATGGGAACAGAAAGCAGCCGATTGGATCGGATGCCGAAGTTCCGCTAAAGTTTCACTCGTCGGAAGGGCTCAACGGCCCGGATGGCAAGCCCCGCTGACTGGAAGTCAGGCCCGAAAGGTTCTGATAGAGTCGGAATCGCCGGAAAGCGCGAAAGCGCAGAAGGCGGAACCCGCTGACTGGGAATCGGACGCGAAAGCGTCTGATAGAGTCGGAAACACGAAGGGAAGCCCGGAGGGCGCCGGTGAAACGGCACCAAAGGAAGCGACCGTTCCTTGAGAACTCAACAGCGTGCCAAAAGTCAACGCCAGACTTAAAACACCCCGGGCGGAACCCATTCGGGTTTCGTTTGGTGGTTCCTTTGAAAAAGTCCTTCCGCCCTCCGGTCCTTCGGGACGGGAACTGGTGGGAGGCAATTACACAGCGAGGACGCTGTGCACCACGGGCCTTATTCCGGCCGGTGGTGCCGCTCTTGCGTGGAGACATTCACGGAGAGTTTGATCCTGGCTCAGGACGAACGCTGGCGGCGTGCTTAACACATGCAAGTCGAACGATGAAGCCTTCGGG from the Streptomyces sp. RKAG293 genome contains:
- a CDS encoding MarR family winged helix-turn-helix transcriptional regulator, with protein sequence MPAADGPASPPQELDLDEQIAAYQREFPEVDPQVEKVVTALGRLNRRMNVGYGRHLSALGISNAEWEVLKALVVVGKPYRLGPGDLAKRLGLTPAAMTHRIDRMVTEGLVTRDRDESNRVRVIVELTDEGRGKWLETMRMAAAFEADLLQDLSTDERAVLGEVLQRLLRRVEVAQPDAGGRLEDLD
- a CDS encoding MFS transporter; this translates as MTTEMGAALRRIQLGNALSAFGNGFTVPFLFIYVAQVRDLGATTAGVVLAAYAVAALCVLPFTGRAIDQRGPLPVAMTGAVLAAIGAMGFGLASTAVTVVAASAVMGAGVAIIAPSLATLIVWCSTTKTRSRAFATQFFLNNLGLGIGGLIGGLMVDTSRPGSFTLLFSIEAVMFLVLGAVVCTVRLPRTSRIECAPSDKAPGGWRMLVRDRAMVQLCVLGGVMFFACYGQFESGLAAFATEVTRIQPATLGIALAANTAVIVAAQFLILKKIERRRRSRVIAAVGLIWTVAWAAAGVSGLLHGSHAVATVTLISTYALFGLGEAMLSPTVAPLVADLAPARMIGQYNSAFALVKQLALAVGPAVGGLMAGAGMWGAYIGMLIAFSLGITWLALRMGRGLTPAQDNPHAVVPAPREPLAADHPLVTGRPVEASVGG